The Thermus hydrothermalis genome window below encodes:
- a CDS encoding branched-chain amino acid ABC transporter permease: MRLLLLFLFLAVLGPALSEYGLKLLSEALILGLYAMAFNLLFHQAGLLSFGQAAFFGIGAYTMALLVSRAGWPFLLTLPLALLASGLAAVLIGFLSLRLTRIYFTMLTLAFAQLLYAVAHKWYAFTGGDNGITDLRPHGVLGESLPFYYLVLASFALGVGFLALLERSPFGYALRGLRDNRARAEAVGIGGFRHLLLAFVLSGLLSGLAGALQGALQRSVFPEYLFWTRSAEAILATILGGSGVFLGPAVGAAAFLFLRVLVQSQTEYWPFFLGVVLLLTVLFFPKGLAGVGEEVVRRLKGVRGGVPQS; encoded by the coding sequence ATGAGGCTTCTCCTCCTCTTCCTCTTTCTGGCGGTGCTGGGTCCGGCCCTTTCCGAGTATGGACTCAAGCTCCTCAGCGAGGCCTTAATTCTAGGGCTTTACGCCATGGCCTTTAACCTCCTTTTCCACCAGGCAGGCCTCCTCTCCTTCGGCCAGGCGGCCTTTTTCGGCATCGGCGCTTACACCATGGCCCTTCTGGTGAGCCGGGCAGGATGGCCCTTTCTCCTCACCCTACCCCTCGCCCTTTTGGCCTCAGGCCTGGCGGCGGTCCTTATCGGGTTCTTGAGCCTGCGCCTAACCCGCATCTACTTCACCATGCTGACCTTGGCCTTCGCCCAGCTCCTTTACGCCGTGGCCCACAAGTGGTACGCCTTCACCGGGGGGGACAACGGGATCACGGACTTGCGACCCCATGGGGTGTTAGGGGAGAGCCTGCCCTTTTACTACCTGGTCCTCGCTTCCTTCGCCCTGGGGGTGGGGTTCCTCGCCCTGCTGGAGCGGTCGCCCTTTGGCTATGCCCTTCGGGGGCTTCGGGACAACCGGGCCCGTGCTGAGGCCGTGGGGATCGGGGGATTTCGCCACCTTCTCCTGGCCTTCGTGCTTTCCGGCCTCCTCTCTGGCTTGGCAGGGGCCCTTCAGGGGGCGTTGCAGCGTTCCGTTTTCCCCGAGTACCTCTTCTGGACCCGTTCGGCGGAGGCCATCCTGGCCACGATCCTGGGAGGGAGTGGGGTCTTCCTGGGGCCTGCGGTAGGGGCTGCGGCCTTTCTCTTCCTCCGGGTTTTGGTCCAATCGCAAACGGAGTACTGGCCCTTTTTCCTGGGGGTGGTCCTTCTCCTCACCGTGCTCTTCTTCCCCAAGGGGCTAGCCGGGGTGGGGGAGGAAGTGGTGCGGAGGCTTAAGGGGGTGCGCGGTGGCGTCCCTCAAAGTTGA
- a CDS encoding ABC transporter ATP-binding protein: MASLKVDKVYKSFQGFLALGGVSLEVQEKSFHALVGPNGAGKTTLFNVITGRLVPDQGKVYFRGHDITGWPTPKVARMGIAIAFQRAQPFASMTVLEAVVLARLGYTGHTFHLLMPLGRFAEARAKAEEALGKVGLEAHAGRRVAELPLGDLKRLDVAMALVAEPELLLLDEPLAGLSRAERRRMVDFIGDLLRREGVTLLFTEHDTEAVLALADRVTVLHQGQVLAEGTPEAIRGDPAVRAAFLGGSP, from the coding sequence GTGGCGTCCCTCAAAGTTGACAAGGTCTACAAGTCCTTCCAGGGCTTTTTGGCCCTGGGTGGGGTTTCCCTGGAGGTGCAGGAAAAATCCTTCCATGCGCTCGTGGGGCCTAACGGGGCCGGGAAGACCACCCTTTTCAACGTGATCACCGGGCGCCTGGTCCCGGACCAAGGGAAGGTGTACTTCCGGGGCCACGACATTACGGGTTGGCCCACGCCCAAGGTGGCGCGCATGGGCATTGCCATCGCTTTCCAAAGGGCCCAGCCCTTCGCCTCCATGACGGTTCTGGAGGCGGTGGTCTTGGCCCGGCTTGGCTACACCGGACACACCTTTCACCTGCTTATGCCCCTGGGGCGCTTTGCCGAGGCCAGGGCTAAAGCGGAGGAGGCCTTGGGCAAGGTGGGCCTCGAGGCGCATGCGGGCCGCCGGGTGGCCGAGTTGCCCCTGGGAGACCTCAAGCGCCTGGACGTGGCCATGGCCCTAGTGGCTGAGCCCGAGCTCCTCCTTTTAGACGAACCCTTAGCTGGGCTCTCCCGGGCGGAGCGACGGCGCATGGTGGACTTTATCGGCGACCTGTTGCGGCGAGAAGGTGTGACCCTTCTTTTTACCGAGCACGACACGGAGGCGGTGCTGGCCCTGGCGGACCGGGTCACCGTGCTTCACCAAGGCCAGGTGCTGGCGGAGGGCACGCCTGAGGCGATCCGGGGCGACCCGGCGGTGCGGGCGGCATTCCTCGGAGGGAGCCCATGA
- a CDS encoding ABC transporter ATP-binding protein produces the protein MSLVVEDLRAGYGEISVLHGVSLRVEEGEVVALLGRNGAGKTTLIKAVMGLVRRFSGRLRYHGQDFSDWPPYRRARLGLGYVPDDRRIFPELTVRENLLVAARPGPWNLERVFQILPRLAEIQDRRGGLLSGGEQQMLTIARTLLTNPRLLLLDEPTEGLAPLIVEEIARLVLALKAEGMPVLLAEQNLRFTGRVADRAYVLETGEVRMEGRMADLVRSEEVMALLSL, from the coding sequence ATGAGCCTGGTGGTGGAGGACTTGCGGGCGGGCTACGGGGAGATTTCCGTCCTTCACGGGGTGAGCCTGCGGGTGGAAGAGGGGGAGGTGGTGGCCCTTCTTGGGCGGAACGGGGCCGGAAAGACCACCCTGATCAAGGCAGTCATGGGCCTCGTGCGCCGCTTTTCCGGGCGCTTGCGCTACCATGGCCAGGATTTTAGCGACTGGCCCCCCTACCGGCGGGCACGGCTGGGTTTGGGCTATGTTCCTGACGACCGCCGCATCTTCCCCGAGCTCACCGTGAGGGAAAACCTCCTCGTGGCCGCACGGCCTGGCCCCTGGAACCTGGAGCGAGTCTTCCAAATCCTGCCGCGGTTGGCGGAGATTCAGGACCGCCGGGGTGGGCTCCTTTCCGGCGGCGAGCAGCAGATGCTCACCATCGCCCGCACCCTCCTGACTAACCCCAGGCTCCTCCTTCTGGATGAACCTACGGAGGGCCTCGCCCCGCTTATCGTGGAGGAGATCGCCCGCCTCGTCCTGGCCCTTAAGGCGGAGGGCATGCCCGTCCTCCTTGCGGAGCAGAACCTCCGGTTTACGGGGAGGGTGGCGGACAGGGCGTATGTCTTGGAAACAGGCGAGGTGCGCATGGAGGGCCGCATGGCGGACCTGGTCCGAAGCGAGGAGGTTATGGCCCTCCTGTCCTTATAG
- a CDS encoding AbrB family transcriptional regulator, with the protein MELLRPLVLGLVLGLAFHRLGLPGGAVVGAMLGAGLSQVLSPTPSPAPAGLDLLAQLLAGVVVGMAFRRDLLQGWLLPWATLAALGFLALALLLAFLYARLLGLSPLTLFFALSPGGITGMGPLSRAEGGDAGLVGLFHTVRVFLVFLLVPLLARLLGLGAR; encoded by the coding sequence ATGGAACTTCTCCGCCCTCTCGTCCTAGGGCTCGTCTTGGGGCTAGCCTTCCACCGCCTGGGCCTCCCCGGAGGGGCGGTGGTGGGGGCCATGCTCGGGGCGGGTCTCTCCCAGGTGCTCTCTCCTACCCCATCGCCCGCACCAGCAGGGTTGGACCTTTTGGCCCAACTCCTAGCCGGGGTTGTCGTGGGCATGGCCTTCCGCCGGGACCTCCTCCAGGGATGGCTCCTGCCCTGGGCAACCCTTGCCGCCCTGGGCTTTCTGGCCCTGGCCCTGCTCTTGGCCTTCCTTTACGCCCGCCTTCTGGGGCTTAGCCCCCTTACCCTCTTCTTCGCCCTCTCCCCCGGCGGCATCACCGGCATGGGCCCCTTGAGCCGGGCCGAAGGGGGGGACGCTGGGCTCGTGGGTCTTTTCCACACGGTGCGGGTCTTCCTCGTCTTCCTCCTCGTTCCCCTCCTGGCCCGCCTCCTGGGCCTAGGTGCCCGGTGA
- a CDS encoding ABC transporter substrate-binding protein: MKRTVWLLALLGVWALGQQSRPASDPQVVEAARKEGRLIIYSSTDQASAQALLDDFRRLYPFIQIEYNDLGTQAIYDRFVSETAAGARSADLLWSSAMELQVKLASEGYALPYDSPEAKNWPANARLQNLAYGTTLEPGVVVYNRRFLKPEEVPTTREGLVRLLQEPRMRGRVATWDPERSAVGFTILKADYDRYPAFQDLVRAFGRAQASLYSSTGAAFEKVISGEHYLAYGFFGSYALLRQRTVKDLGIVYLTDGTVAIQRVAFINRRAANPNAAKLFLDYLLSLRGQNLMAYTALIFARRETVVGEATPQALYKAVGGKDKVYAIPVSQEILKNLDPQERLRFLTFWRQAIRGQ; encoded by the coding sequence ATGAAACGAACGGTGTGGCTTTTGGCTTTGCTCGGTGTATGGGCCTTGGGGCAGCAGTCCCGCCCCGCTTCCGATCCCCAGGTGGTGGAGGCGGCCCGCAAGGAGGGCCGTCTCATCATCTACTCCTCCACGGACCAGGCGAGCGCCCAAGCGCTTTTGGACGATTTCCGCCGCCTCTACCCATTTATCCAGATTGAATACAATGACCTTGGCACCCAGGCCATTTACGACCGTTTTGTGAGCGAAACCGCAGCGGGAGCGAGGAGCGCCGATCTCCTCTGGTCCAGCGCCATGGAGCTCCAGGTGAAGCTGGCGAGCGAGGGCTATGCCCTGCCCTACGACTCCCCGGAGGCCAAGAACTGGCCCGCCAACGCCCGCTTGCAGAACCTGGCCTATGGGACCACCCTCGAGCCGGGGGTGGTGGTCTACAACCGCCGCTTCCTCAAACCCGAGGAAGTGCCCACCACCCGCGAGGGCTTGGTTCGCCTCCTGCAGGAGCCCAGGATGCGGGGGCGCGTGGCCACCTGGGACCCCGAGCGGAGCGCCGTGGGCTTCACCATCCTCAAGGCGGATTACGACCGTTACCCCGCCTTCCAGGACCTGGTGCGGGCCTTCGGCCGGGCCCAGGCTTCCCTCTACTCCTCCACCGGGGCGGCCTTTGAAAAGGTCATCTCCGGCGAGCACTACCTGGCCTATGGCTTCTTCGGCTCCTACGCCCTCCTGCGCCAGCGCACGGTGAAGGATTTGGGCATCGTCTACCTCACGGACGGGACGGTGGCCATCCAGCGGGTGGCCTTCATCAACCGGCGGGCGGCGAACCCCAACGCCGCCAAGCTCTTCCTGGACTACCTCCTTTCCCTCCGGGGCCAGAACCTCATGGCCTACACCGCCCTGATCTTCGCCAGGCGGGAGACGGTGGTGGGCGAGGCCACGCCCCAGGCCCTGTACAAGGCCGTGGGCGGCAAGGACAAGGTCTACGCCATCCCCGTTTCCCAGGAGATCCTCAAGAACCTGGACCCGCAGGAGCGCTTGCGCTTCCTCACCTTCTGGCGGCAGGCCATCCGGGGCCAGTAG
- a CDS encoding ABC transporter permease: MLGRSLFSPNLALPLLAGLVAVLVLAPLGILLYQSLLTAPFFAPVKRLALEAYRYLLHDPYFFEALKNSFAIGLGMVGVAVPLGSLFAFLVTKTDLPFARFFELLLLAPIFISPIILGIGFIVVFGPSGLVSGLVEAVFGRVPWTIYTLPAIAVIAGLTHVPYVYLYVASTIQNVDASLEEAARVAGARPFWVALSVTLPLVRPALVYSAALMLLLGFELFGLPLVLGDAKGIMVITTYLYRLTAITGTSAYHLMAAVSVAIVAIAMALVLLQRYLVGRMEGRYVAIGARGYRTERLPLGRLRYVWALLLALYLLVAVVLPVLGVVFRSLVTSWGPGVDLREVLTLGHYLEVFKLPNLSRAVTNTLVVAALGGVLALGFYLLIALGIQRGGGYGRVLDYLAGLPRAVPGIVMGLAFLWLFLFFKPIAPLRNTLLALILAYTVVWMPYGVRLLTAALLQVGREVEEAARIAGASPVRAFLHGTLPLLKGGILTAWFLLFIQFVREYSTGVYLLTAGTEVLGAQIVALWGTGAVDVIAALATLQVLIVSAVFLLANRLGVRPQGL, from the coding sequence GTGCTGGGCCGGAGCCTCTTTTCGCCCAACCTGGCCCTTCCCCTCCTGGCGGGGTTGGTGGCGGTCTTGGTCTTGGCCCCCTTGGGCATCCTCCTCTACCAAAGCCTCCTCACCGCCCCCTTCTTCGCCCCGGTTAAGCGGCTTGCCCTCGAGGCCTACCGCTACCTCCTCCACGACCCCTACTTCTTTGAGGCCCTGAAGAACTCCTTCGCCATCGGCCTCGGCATGGTGGGGGTGGCCGTCCCCCTGGGAAGCCTCTTCGCCTTCCTGGTGACGAAGACGGACCTCCCCTTCGCCCGATTCTTTGAGCTCCTCCTCCTCGCTCCCATCTTCATCTCCCCCATCATCCTGGGCATCGGGTTCATCGTGGTCTTCGGTCCCTCGGGCCTGGTGTCTGGCCTGGTGGAGGCGGTCTTTGGCCGGGTACCCTGGACCATATACACCCTCCCCGCCATCGCCGTCATCGCCGGCCTTACCCACGTGCCCTATGTCTACCTCTACGTGGCGAGCACCATCCAGAACGTGGACGCTTCCCTGGAGGAGGCAGCCCGGGTGGCCGGGGCCAGGCCCTTCTGGGTGGCCCTAAGCGTCACCCTCCCCTTGGTCCGGCCCGCTTTGGTTTACAGCGCCGCCCTCATGCTCCTCTTGGGGTTTGAGCTTTTCGGCCTACCCCTCGTCCTCGGGGACGCCAAGGGCATCATGGTCATCACCACCTACCTCTACCGCCTCACCGCCATCACCGGCACCTCCGCTTACCACCTCATGGCGGCGGTGAGCGTGGCCATCGTGGCCATCGCCATGGCCCTGGTCCTTTTGCAACGCTACCTGGTGGGGCGGATGGAGGGGCGGTACGTGGCCATCGGGGCCCGGGGTTACCGCACGGAGCGGCTTCCCCTGGGCAGGCTCCGCTACGTCTGGGCCCTCCTTCTCGCCCTCTACCTCCTGGTGGCGGTGGTCCTCCCCGTGCTGGGCGTGGTCTTCCGGAGCCTGGTCACCAGCTGGGGGCCTGGGGTGGACCTCCGCGAGGTCCTCACCCTGGGCCACTACCTGGAGGTCTTCAAGCTTCCAAACCTCAGCCGGGCGGTGACCAACACCCTGGTGGTGGCCGCCCTAGGGGGGGTCCTGGCCCTGGGCTTTTACCTTCTCATCGCCTTGGGGATCCAGCGGGGCGGGGGGTATGGCCGGGTATTGGACTACCTGGCGGGCCTGCCTCGGGCGGTGCCGGGTATCGTGATGGGGCTCGCCTTCCTCTGGCTTTTCCTCTTCTTCAAGCCCATTGCTCCCCTGCGGAACACCCTCCTCGCCCTCATCCTGGCCTACACCGTGGTCTGGATGCCCTACGGGGTGCGCCTCCTCACCGCCGCCCTCCTCCAGGTGGGGCGGGAGGTGGAGGAGGCGGCGCGCATCGCCGGGGCCTCGCCGGTGAGGGCCTTCTTGCACGGCACCCTTCCCCTCCTCAAAGGGGGTATCCTCACCGCCTGGTTCCTCCTCTTCATCCAGTTCGTGCGGGAGTACTCCACGGGGGTCTACCTGCTCACGGCGGGCACGGAGGTGCTGGGGGCCCAGATCGTGGCCCTTTGGGGCACGGGGGCGGTGGACGTGATCGCCGCCCTGGCCACCCTCCAGGTGCTCATCGTGAGCGCGGTGTTTTTGCTGGCGAACCGCCTTGGGGTGCGGCCCCAGGGGCTTTGA
- a CDS encoding ABC transporter ATP-binding protein, giving the protein MTEKRTTSLLSGVKGDEAPLVVEALEVRLGENPVLKGVDLTVAPGEVVALLGPSGSGKTTLLRAVAGLVRPSGGRIALGDTVFFDGGRGVFLPPERRDLGLVFQSYALWPHRTVFENVAYGLRLRRVPEKEVRERVLHLLDRLGLTGLEGRYPGALSGGQQQRVSLARALAYNPRLLLLDEPLSNLDAKLRDQARVWLRETLKATGKAALFVTHDQAEAMAIADRIALLNEGRVEQVGTPEELYRNPRTLFVADFLGNPNVVEALVVVVEEPWVRLELSGFPVRARAMGPLVPGRLAKLVLRPEALRLAGPGEANALEGELAHSLYLGMHHEHWVRVGEALLRLLSPTPLPGPRVRLAFDPEAALAYPAQGG; this is encoded by the coding sequence ATGACGGAGAAGCGCACGACGAGCTTGCTCTCAGGGGTTAAGGGGGATGAGGCCCCCTTGGTGGTGGAGGCCCTGGAGGTGCGGCTTGGGGAGAACCCTGTCCTCAAGGGGGTGGACCTCACCGTGGCCCCCGGGGAGGTGGTGGCCCTTTTGGGTCCCTCGGGCTCCGGCAAGACCACCCTCCTCCGGGCGGTGGCGGGCCTGGTGCGCCCGAGCGGGGGCCGGATCGCCCTGGGGGACACGGTTTTCTTTGACGGAGGAAGGGGGGTCTTCCTGCCCCCAGAGCGGCGGGACCTGGGCCTCGTCTTTCAGTCCTACGCCCTTTGGCCCCACCGCACGGTCTTTGAGAACGTGGCCTATGGGCTCCGGCTTCGGAGGGTGCCGGAGAAGGAGGTGCGGGAGCGGGTGCTCCACCTCCTGGACCGCCTGGGGCTGACGGGTCTGGAGGGGCGCTACCCCGGGGCGCTTTCCGGAGGACAACAACAACGGGTTTCCCTGGCCCGGGCTCTGGCCTACAACCCCAGGCTCCTCCTTCTGGACGAGCCCCTCTCCAACCTGGACGCCAAGCTCAGGGACCAGGCCCGGGTCTGGCTCCGGGAAACCCTAAAGGCCACGGGCAAGGCCGCCCTCTTCGTTACCCATGACCAGGCGGAGGCCATGGCCATTGCCGACCGCATCGCCCTCCTGAACGAGGGCCGGGTGGAGCAGGTGGGGACGCCCGAGGAGCTTTACCGCAACCCCCGAACCCTTTTCGTGGCGGACTTCCTGGGCAACCCCAACGTGGTGGAGGCTCTGGTGGTGGTCGTGGAAGAGCCTTGGGTGCGGCTAGAGCTTTCCGGCTTCCCCGTGCGGGCACGCGCCATGGGGCCCCTGGTCCCGGGGAGGCTTGCCAAGCTGGTCCTCCGCCCCGAGGCCTTGCGCCTGGCGGGGCCTGGGGAGGCGAACGCCCTGGAGGGGGAGCTTGCCCATTCCCTCTACCTCGGGATGCACCACGAGCACTGGGTCAGGGTGGGGGAGGCCCTTCTTAGACTCCTTAGCCCCACGCCCCTTCCCGGGCCCAGGGTGCGCCTGGCCTTTGACCCCGAGGCAGCCTTGGCCTACCCCGCCCAGGGGGGATAA
- a CDS encoding sensor histidine kinase, whose product MVRALAVPLLALCLGLGVLEAFRANGLLSEALLAEARRVAEAGALGVALERLGGRLTASPPSPLPLLGEGVEGVEVGPTGLRVWVARPSGPVDLVVERAYPLYLPALGPYLVLFLLAFLWDRARVLGEVQGLLGLSLGAAKERLAALEAALASLEEGVAIVRGGRVVYLNRRALALLGLPEGAMTPLALERVWPALAAARGAEVLPLPGGRPARVRESASAGYQVIVFQDHAELRRLAESLTQSRRHLDLLRAQTHEFQNFLHLLGGLLELGRVEEALRLLRSEGEVEARLEEVLARVELPLLAALLLGKWRRAQELGVEMALEGHLPARYAPFGDLLASVLGQLLENALEAAAQRPGGQVRLRFRAEEEGLYVEVRDNGPGPKGEVLFQPEASGRGAGRGYGLALARTLVRAAGGELGYRREEGWTAFWVAFGRLWTERSS is encoded by the coding sequence GTGGTGCGCGCCTTGGCGGTGCCGCTCCTGGCCCTGTGCTTGGGCTTAGGGGTCTTGGAGGCCTTTCGGGCAAATGGGCTCCTGTCCGAAGCCCTCCTGGCGGAAGCCCGCCGGGTGGCCGAGGCGGGAGCTTTGGGGGTGGCGCTGGAGCGCTTGGGTGGCCGGCTTACCGCTAGCCCCCCTAGCCCCTTGCCCCTCTTGGGGGAAGGGGTGGAAGGGGTAGAGGTGGGGCCCACGGGCCTTAGGGTTTGGGTCGCCCGGCCTTCGGGTCCCGTGGACCTTGTGGTGGAGCGGGCCTACCCCCTCTACCTTCCCGCCCTGGGGCCTTACCTGGTCCTTTTCCTCCTCGCTTTCCTCTGGGACAGGGCCCGGGTGCTGGGGGAGGTGCAGGGCCTACTGGGACTTTCCCTAGGGGCGGCCAAGGAGCGGCTTGCGGCTTTGGAGGCGGCCCTTGCCTCCTTGGAAGAAGGGGTGGCCATCGTCCGGGGTGGGCGCGTGGTCTACCTCAACCGGCGCGCCCTGGCCCTCCTGGGGTTGCCCGAGGGGGCCATGACCCCCTTGGCCCTGGAACGGGTGTGGCCGGCCTTGGCGGCGGCAAGGGGTGCGGAGGTCCTGCCCCTTCCCGGGGGCCGGCCTGCGAGGGTGCGGGAAAGCGCCTCCGCCGGGTACCAGGTGATCGTCTTCCAGGACCATGCGGAACTGAGACGCCTTGCGGAAAGCCTCACGCAAAGCCGCCGCCACCTGGACCTTTTGCGGGCCCAGACCCACGAGTTCCAGAACTTTTTGCACCTCCTGGGGGGTCTTTTGGAGCTCGGGCGGGTGGAGGAAGCCCTGCGGCTTTTGCGGAGCGAGGGCGAGGTGGAGGCACGGCTGGAGGAGGTGCTCGCCCGGGTGGAGCTTCCCCTTTTGGCGGCCCTCCTTTTGGGCAAGTGGCGCCGGGCCCAGGAGCTGGGCGTGGAGATGGCCTTGGAGGGGCATCTCCCTGCCCGCTACGCCCCTTTTGGGGACCTATTGGCCTCGGTTCTGGGCCAGCTTTTGGAAAACGCCCTCGAGGCGGCAGCCCAAAGGCCCGGGGGCCAGGTGCGGCTCCGCTTCCGGGCAGAGGAGGAGGGCCTCTATGTGGAGGTGCGGGACAACGGCCCGGGGCCTAAGGGAGAGGTCCTCTTCCAGCCGGAAGCCAGCGGCCGAGGGGCGGGCAGGGGCTACGGCCTGGCCCTGGCCCGTACCCTGGTGCGGGCGGCAGGGGGGGAGCTGGGGTACCGGCGGGAGGAGGGTTGGACCGCTTTCTGGGTAGCCTTCGGTAGGCTATGGACCGAGCGCTCATCGTAG
- a CDS encoding response regulator — protein sequence MDRALIVEDDPRVASLHRAFLEAEGVQVVGVAGSLEGALSALALEPDLVLLDLYLPDGHGLDLLPALVGTYVIVITAAKDVPTVERALLGGAMDYLVKPFGQSRLKEALSRYRAFRALKKKDEVSQADLDRLLARRRTPKGLDPLTLERVLALFQGRETLTVEEVALALGLSRVTAWRYLEGMRREGLLEGEVDPRGQGRPLRRYRLAGG from the coding sequence ATGGACCGAGCGCTCATCGTAGAGGACGATCCTCGGGTGGCCTCTTTGCACCGGGCCTTTCTGGAGGCGGAGGGGGTCCAGGTGGTGGGGGTTGCAGGTAGCCTCGAGGGGGCCCTCTCCGCCCTGGCGCTGGAGCCCGATCTGGTCCTTCTGGACCTCTACCTCCCGGACGGCCACGGGCTGGACCTCTTGCCCGCCCTGGTGGGCACCTACGTCATCGTCATCACCGCTGCCAAGGACGTGCCCACCGTGGAGCGGGCCCTTCTGGGCGGGGCCATGGACTACCTGGTGAAGCCCTTCGGGCAAAGCCGTCTGAAGGAGGCGCTAAGCCGCTACCGCGCCTTCCGCGCCCTCAAGAAGAAGGACGAGGTTTCCCAAGCGGACCTGGACCGCCTCCTCGCCCGCAGGCGGACGCCCAAGGGTCTGGACCCCCTTACCCTGGAACGGGTGCTCGCCCTCTTTCAGGGCCGGGAGACCCTCACCGTGGAGGAGGTGGCCCTGGCCCTGGGCCTCTCCCGGGTCACCGCCTGGCGCTACCTGGAGGGGATGCGGCGGGAAGGGCTCTTGGAGGGAGAGGTGGACCCTCGGGGCCAGGGGCGCCCCCTGAGGCGCTACCGCTTGGCGGGGGGTTGA
- a CDS encoding GH1 family beta-glucosidase, producing MEKESFLFGAATSAYQVEGATREDGRGPSIWDVFSQRPGAIRDGSSGEPACDHYRRFREDIAWMRWLGLKAYRFSVAWPRILPEGKGRINPKGLAFYDRLVDALLAEGITPFLTLYHWDLPWALEERGGWRSRETAYAFAEYAALVARALSDRVPYFAPLNEPWCSAFLGHFTGEHAPGLRNLEAALRAAHHLLLGHGLAVEALRATGAKQVGIVLNFTWVEGEDEEAVDRADRYHNRFFLDLLLGRGYPESPFANPPSVPIHPKDLERMARPLDFLGVNYYTRARVARGEGPYPVRYLPPERPTTAMGWEVYPEGLYRLLKRLAQETPWPLFITENGAAYPDLWRGEEVVEDPERVAYLEAHLEAALKAKAEGVPLKGYFVWSLLDNFEWAHGYTKRFGLLYVDFASGRRIPKRSAFWYRERTGGEAAQPPAKR from the coding sequence GTGGAAAAGGAAAGCTTTCTCTTTGGAGCGGCCACCAGCGCTTACCAAGTGGAAGGGGCCACGAGGGAGGACGGGCGGGGCCCCTCCATTTGGGATGTCTTTAGCCAACGCCCAGGAGCCATCCGCGACGGGAGCTCAGGCGAACCCGCTTGCGACCATTACCGCCGCTTTCGGGAGGACATAGCCTGGATGCGCTGGCTGGGCCTAAAGGCCTACCGGTTCTCCGTGGCCTGGCCCCGGATCCTCCCCGAGGGCAAGGGGCGCATTAACCCCAAGGGCCTCGCCTTTTACGACCGCCTGGTGGACGCCCTATTGGCGGAGGGGATCACCCCCTTCCTCACCCTCTACCACTGGGACCTCCCCTGGGCCTTGGAGGAGCGGGGCGGGTGGCGGAGCCGGGAGACCGCCTACGCCTTCGCCGAGTACGCCGCCCTGGTAGCCCGGGCCCTTTCCGACCGCGTGCCCTACTTCGCTCCCCTCAACGAGCCCTGGTGTAGCGCTTTCCTAGGCCACTTCACGGGGGAGCACGCCCCGGGCCTCAGGAACCTCGAGGCCGCCCTCCGCGCCGCCCACCACCTCCTCCTGGGCCACGGCCTGGCGGTGGAGGCCCTACGGGCAACCGGGGCCAAACAGGTGGGCATCGTCCTCAACTTCACCTGGGTGGAGGGAGAGGACGAGGAGGCCGTGGACCGAGCGGACCGCTACCACAACCGTTTCTTCCTGGACCTTCTCCTGGGCCGGGGCTACCCGGAAAGCCCCTTCGCCAACCCACCCAGCGTGCCCATCCACCCCAAGGACCTGGAGCGCATGGCAAGGCCCCTGGACTTCCTGGGGGTGAACTACTACACCCGGGCCCGCGTGGCCCGGGGGGAGGGCCCCTATCCCGTGCGCTACCTCCCCCCGGAGCGGCCCACCACGGCCATGGGCTGGGAGGTCTACCCCGAGGGGCTTTACCGTCTCCTAAAGCGCCTCGCCCAGGAAACCCCCTGGCCCCTCTTCATCACGGAAAACGGGGCCGCCTACCCGGACCTCTGGCGGGGGGAGGAGGTGGTGGAAGACCCCGAGCGGGTGGCCTACCTGGAGGCGCACCTGGAGGCGGCCCTGAAGGCCAAGGCCGAAGGAGTGCCCCTTAAGGGCTACTTCGTCTGGAGCCTCCTGGACAACTTTGAGTGGGCCCACGGCTACACGAAGCGCTTCGGGCTCCTCTACGTGGACTTCGCCTCGGGCAGGCGCATCCCCAAGCGGAGCGCCTTTTGGTACCGGGAAAGGACCGGGGGGGAGGCGGCTCAACCCCCCGCCAAGCGGTAG